In Silene latifolia isolate original U9 population unplaced genomic scaffold, ASM4854445v1 scaffold_156, whole genome shotgun sequence, the following are encoded in one genomic region:
- the LOC141637889 gene encoding uncharacterized protein LOC141637889, with translation MHNGDGGQDGYSANSFGAFSYKEILSPTKQARVTNAGDFNCVLSAAERIGGNTPSSEIDSFRSCVDDCGVIDITSVGSVFTWNNKQKPEARIYSRLDRFLINKDWSDHLHEAYAHFLPDGLYDHTPCIVSHSQQIKSKSSFKSLICGELLQIFSLQSEGIGIGHCLQQVQKLQEDIGQDPSNLQLIEEVFRPVQELKELSEARDTFLAQKSKQVWIQEGDSNSAFFHGMLKRRRSGNKLLGTSQETSKIHKRIIDQGPRCSEEMVGSLLVPITAKEIRDVMFSIPYIKSPGPDGYTSRFFKDAWNEIGGDVVTAVKDFFINKKLLRQLNATNLTLIPKCDRPKSVL, from the exons ATGCATAATGGTGATGGTGGTCAGGATGGGTATAGTGCAAACTCTTTTGGTGCTTTCTCATATAAGGAGATTCTGTCTCCAACTAAGCAGGCAAGAGTGACGAATG CTGGGGACTTTAATTGTGTTTTATCTGCTGCTGAAAGGATTGGTGGAAATACTCCATCATCTGAGATTGACTCCTTCAGATCTTGTGTGGATGATTGTGGAGTGATTGATATTACCAGTGTTGGGTCTGTATTCACGTGGAATAATAAACAGAAGCCAGAGGCAAGAATCTATAGTAGATTAGATAGGTTCCTTATTAATAAAGATTGGAGTGATCATTTGCATGAAGCTTATGCACATTTCCTCCCTGATGGCTTATATGACCATACTCCTTGCATTGTTAGTCACTCTCAGCAGATTAAGAGTAAGAGCAGCTTCAAATCTTTAATATGTGGGGAGCTTCTGCAAATTTTCTCGCTACAATCAGAAGGAATTGGGATAGGGCATTGCCTG CAGCAAGTCCAGAAATTGCAGGAAGATATTGGGCAGGATCCTTCAAATCTGCAGCTCATTGAGGAGGTGTTTAGACCAGTTCAGGAACTTAAAGAGTTAAGTGAGGCAAGAGATACATTCTTAGCTCAAAAATCTAAGCAGGTTTGGATTCAGGAAGGTGACTCCAATAGTGCTTTCTTTCATGGGATGCTCAAGAGGAGGAGATCTGGTAATAAG TTGCTTGGGACTAGTCAGGAAACTAGCAAGATACACAAGAGGATAATTGATCAAGGACCTAGATGCAGTGAGGAGATGGTTGGTAGTCTGCTGGTACCTATCACAGCAAAGGAGATTAGGGATGTTATGTTTAGTATCCCTTATATTAAATCCCCTGGCCCTGATGGGTATACAAGTAGATTTTTTAAGGATGCATGGAATGAAATTGGAGGAGATGTGGTTACCGCTGTCAAGGATTTTTTCATTAATAAGAAGCTCTTAAGACAGTTGAATGCAACAAATTTAACTTTGATTCCTAAATGTGATAGGCCCAAGAGTGTGTTATAA